Part of the Candidatus Neomarinimicrobiota bacterium genome, ATCACTGGAGCGCATTTTGATTATTGGTTTCATTTTTCAAAATCCACTAAGTTTTTGTTTATATTAAAGTTATAAGTTTCCCACTCTTTGGTATTTGAAATACGCCGAGCAGGCCCCTTCACTGGAGACCATCGTCGCGCCCAACGGATGGGTTGGTGTGCATTCTTTTCCAAATGCAGGACATTCATGCGGTTTTTTCAATCCCTGCATGATCACACCGCTGATACACAGTTCCGATTCCTGGGTATGGATATCGCCTACTGCAAACTTGAGTTCGGCATCAAATGCACGGTAGGAATCCTTGATTTTCAAACCGCTGGACGGGATCTCACCAATGCCGCGCCATTTCCGGTTTGATACTTCAAAAACGGTTGAAACCAAATCCTGGGCCGGGCGGTTGCCTTCCCGTTTGACGGAACGCAAATACTGGTTTTCCACCTCATGGCGGCCCGCTTCCAGCTGCTTCACCACCATCAGGATGCCTTCCAGGACGTCCACTGGTTCGAATCCTGTGGCCACGATGGGGACGGCATATTTTTCGGCAATGGGCTCGTATTCTTCCAGTCCCATGACGGTGCAGACATGTCCGGCGGCCAGGTATCCCTGCACCCGGTTTTTCGGGGAAGACAACAGTGCTTCCATGGCCGGCGGAACAAGTACATGACTCACGAGCTGACTGTAATTGGCGAGATTCTCCTTGGCAGCCTGATGAATTGCCATGGCGTTCCCAGGGGCTGTTGTTTCGAAACCGACGGCGAAGAAAACCACTTCCCGCTCGGCGTTTTCCCCGGCGATCTTGACCGATTCCAGCGGGGAGTAGACCGTTCTCACGTCGCCCCCTTCAGACTTCACCATGAGCAAGTCCTTCTCCGATCCAGGCACACGAAGCATATCGCCAAAGCTGGTGAAGATTACTTCCGGCCGCGATGCGATTGCTATCGCCTGATCGATAATTTCGAGGGGTGTGACGCATACGGGACAGCCGGGACCGTGAACGAGCTCAATCTCCTTCGGCAAGAGCTGATCAATCCCGTTCTTGATAATGGAATGAGTCTGTCCGCCACACACCTCCATCAGTACCCATGGTCGGGTTACGGTTTCCCTGATCTGTGCCAAAACTGTTCTGGCTACTTCTGGATTTCTGAATTCATCGAGATACTTCATCTAAGCCTTACCTTCATCAGTTGCATCCTGATCCACAGGATTGCCGAAAATATCAACCCCTTCTTCTGCAGCGGCGTCTATAAATTCGTTCCATACTTCATATGTTTTCATCGCCTCTTCTTCATTGATGATGGAAATGCCAAAACCGGCGTGGACGACAGTGTATTGCCCTACGGCAATATCGGGAACGTATTCGAGACACGCCTTGTTAATCGTACCGGCGTAATCAATCTTCCCCATCTGAAGACCATTTTCCTCAAAGATTTCAATTACCTTTCCCGGGATTCCTAGACACATAGCTTCTCCTACTGTTTAAGATAGTTTCTCCCAATGATCGCCTGTCCAAGTGCCAGCCCGCCGTCATTTGTCGGGACCTGAGAATGAGTGAAGACGTTCAACTCTTCGCGTTTCAGTACGGGAATCAACCCCTCGAAAAGTAACTCATTCTGGAATACACCGCCACTGAGAACTACATCTTTGATGTCGCGCTCGTCACTGGCCTGTTTTGTGATCTTTCTGAAAATCTCGATGAGTGTCCCATGAAACCGCCGGCTTATGGCGGAGAGTGACTCACCGTCAAGGACGGCATTTACCATCGCATGGATGATGGGTGCGATCAGTAACTCTTTGTGATCATCAAAATCTATAATTCTGAACTCAAACGGTTCATCTGTCTGACCTCCTGCCGCCTGCATGAATTCAATAGCCGCCTGTCCTTCATAGCGGATCGTCTGCCGACCACCACACATGGCAGCTGCTGCATCGAACAGCCGTCCACAACTGGACGTCTGAATGCAGTTCACATCTTTTGAAACCATTTCAATGATCGGTTCAATTTCGTGCTTTTCCATAAATGGAAGTTCCGGGATTTCGCCATCGAACGCTTTGTACAGATAACCGGCAGCGGTGCGCCACGGCGCCTTAATAGCCGCGTCTCCGCCGGGAAGTGGCATGGGCTGCAAGTGGGCGTACCGTTCAAACCCGCTGTAATCACCGATCAATATTTCGCCTCCCCAGATGGTCTCGTCCGTGCCGTAGCCCGTACCGTCCATAATGATGCCGATGACCGGTCCGGAGAACCTGTTTTCTACCATGCACGAAGCCAGATGGGCGTAATGGTGCTGAACGCCCAGAACGGGAATTTCCTTCTGTTCCAGCGTCCACCGTGTAGAGAGATAGCTTGGGTGCAGATCGTAAACGATCAGTTCCGGCTCTGTCTCAAAGATTCGTTCGAGATGTTCCACGGTCATCTGGAAGAAGTTGTACGCTTCCAGATTTTCAAGATCACCGATATGCTGGCTCAGGAAGGCGTGATCATCCTTCAGAAGACAGATGGTGTTTTTTAGCTCGCCGCCAACAGCCAGGACGGGAGGACCGCCGCTATTGATGAACACGGGACGGGGAGCAAAGCCGCGGCTGCGGCGGATCTGTCTCAGAGAGCCATCGAGAAAAATCACTACTGAATCGTCACTGCGCAAGTAGATGTCCCTATTGTGAATGAGGCGGTAGTCGGCGATCTTTTCCAGTCGCTGGAACGCCTCATCGTTATCGATGCAGATAGGCTCTTCGCTGTAGTTGGCGCTGGTCATGACTAGGGCGGCAAAGCCGTAATCCATGAGCAAGTGGTGAAGTGGGGTGTAAGGCAGCATGACGCCAAAGCGGTCATTGTCCAATGCTACCGATTGCGCCAGACCGTTGTCATGTCTCTTTGGCATCAGAACGATGGGCGTCTGTTGAGACGATAGAATTCTCTCCTCTTCCGCCGTGACACAGCAGATTGACTGCGCACTCTCCAAGTTTTTCACCATTACAGCCAGCGGTTTTTCTTCGCGTCCTTTCCTACGGCGGAGTTCCTGGATCGCCTTCTCATTTGTGGCATCAACAGCCAGGTGGAAACCACCCAAGCCTTTGATGGCAATTATGTGTCCGCTCATGAGCAGAGAGACCGTTTCTGCGATGGGATCATCCGCCCGGACTTCCCGGCCGCCAGAATCGTGAAGCGACACATGAGGCCCACACTTGGGGCAGGCATTTGGCTGGGCGTGAAAGCGGCGGTTGGTAGGGTCGTCGTACTCTTTCTGGCAGGCAGGACACATCGTAAACTCCCGCATTGATGTGAACGGCCGGTCGTAGGGGATGTTCTCAATGATGGTGTAGCGGGGACCGCAGTTGGTGCAGTTGATGAAAGGATAGCGATAGCGGCGGTCCTCTGGATCGAAGAGCTCGGTAAGGCAGTCATCGCAGACGGCGACGTCAGGTGAAATCAGTGTTGCCACGGCTTCGCTACCTTCTGACGGCTGGATGACAAACGCTGTATCGCAATTCGAACGTATCGATTCAGATTCAATATTCGTAATAACAGAGAGGGGAGGGGCTTTTGTCTGCAATTGGTTTAGAAAGTGATCAACCGCTGGCTGGGATCCTTCGATTTCGATTTCCACCCCGGAGGACGTGTTCGTAACAAAACCGGTTAGCCCAGCCTCTACAGCCAGATTATAGACGAAAGGGCGAAAACCGACGCCTTGGACGATTCCGTTGATAAGAATGCGCTGTCGTGTCGTGTCGTTGGTGGCCGTCACGGCATAAGAGGCATCGAAGCGCTATCCCCCCCCGCTGGCTGCTGCTTTAGATAACTTCGAGACAGAGGAACGAATCCACTCAAACCACTGCTCCAGTCCATCTCCAGTCTTGGCGGAAACTTCAAGAAACCCCAGATGGTGGTTGACTTGCAGTGCGTATTCTTTGCACCGTTCCATATCAAAGTCGACATAGGGAAGCAGATCTATCTTGTTGATGATGCACAGGTCCGACACGCTGAACATGGTGGGGTATTTATGCGGTTTATCATCTCCCTCTGTGGTGCTGATGATGACGATCTTGTGTGCTTCACCCAGATCAAACAGGGCCGGACAGACAAGATTGCCGACGTTCTCAATCAGGAGAAGAGATTGTTCTTTAAGGGTAAGCTTTTTCATAGCGCGGTTGATCATCGATGCATCAAGATGGCACCCGGTACCGGTGTTTACCTGAACCACTGGCACGCCTGTAGCCTCGATACGGCTGGCGTCTCGCATCGATTGCTGATCGCCCTCAATGACGGTAATCGGGTGCTTGTCCTTCAGCAATTCGATCGTCCGTTCCAGAAGTGTAGTCTTACCCGATCCCGGTGAGCTCACCAGATTAAAAGTAAGTATCTTCTTGGCTTCGAAAAAACCACGGTTCCTTTCCGCAATCAGATTGTTCTTGGAAAGGATGTCCTCTTCAACTTTGATGGTACGGCTGTGATCGTGTGAGTGACCGTGGTCGTGAGGGTGATCATGTGGATGCTCGTAGTGAGCTTCTTCCGGTGTAGTTATAGTGACACCTTCTTCCGGTTGGCCGCAGCCGCATGTTTCGCACATGTTACCTTCTCCTCTAATCTACCAGAACACTCTTAACCGTCAGTTCTTTACCCTGAGTGATATCAATCTTGAATCCACCACACACTGGGCAAGAGGGCAGATAACCATCTATCTCACAATCCTGTTGACAATTGTGACATCTCCCCTTGGCGGGAATCGAAACAATATCAAGCCGTGCGTCTTGCGCAAGAGTGCCTTTGCAAGCAGCGTCGAAACAGAATTCCAGAGAATCGATGACAACGCCGGCGAGTACGCCGATTTCCACCTCAATCTCACTGACTTTGTGTGCCTGGTTGTTTGTCGCCGTCTTTGAAGCGATATCTACGATACTGAGGGCGATGGACATTTCATGCATGAAAACAGACCTCCGTGTCCGAATATAAGCTTTCTACTGGTTAATCGCAAATATATACGGGAACGTCCTTTTTGGAGATGATGGCTTCGGTCCTGAGGTGGTAGAGTATTTCCAGGAAAACTACAAGATTCCACTTGGGGCTCATGTTGTAAATGCCGGTTTGAGCGTGTGAGAGAATATTAGATGCTATGAGTTGAGGTAAATACTCAAAGCGAAAGTGAAACAGGACATTTCGGAGTAATCGTTTTTACTATGACGAATTAAGGCTTTTGTATTGCTTGATCAGTCGGCCTTTTTTCACGTCTTTCGTTCTTTCTTCCGCGCTGCAGGGAATAGGACGTTATTGAGAATCAGCCGATAGCCCGGTGAATTGCGGTGCAGGGAGAGGTCGGTGGGAGGATCACCCACGAAGTGCTGGTAGTCCTCGGGGTCGTGCCCGCCCAGGAAGGTAAACGTGCCGCGCCCGAAATTGCCGTGAATGTACTTGACCTGCTCCTCTTCCTCCACTTCGCCCATGATCAGTATGTGTTGTTTAATGGTACTGCGCCGGAATCCTGTCGTCTGTCCCATAAATCCTTTGATCACTGCTACGTGATTCTGCGTCAGCATGGCGGGGACGGGATCGTACTTTGCCGAAAACTCAAAGAGGGTGAAGTAGTCGGCTTCGGCGCCGCGGGTGATAGGTCGGTCGCTCGACGGAATATCGATGTTCGAGAATTCGTAGATAAAGGGATCGGTGATGATCTCAAACTCGTGGAAGGCAAAAGATCTGGTAAAATCCAGTTTTTGCTGACTCTTTAGATCTGCCGGTGTGCCATCGAAAACACTTTCAACAATATCGACTTCCTCGGCCGCCAGAGCAATATCATACGAATCGGTAGCCGAGCACATGGCAAAGAGGAATCCACCCTGCCCCACATAGTTCTTTATTTTTAAAGCGACGGCCTTTTTCTCCTCACTGACGGTAGGAAAGCCGAGTCGTTGCGCCATCGCTTCAAACTCTTCCTGCTGCTGAACGTACCACGGCGCGTTGTGATAATTGCGGTAGAACTTGCCGTACTGTCCCGTGAAATCTTCGTGATGCAAATGCAGCCAGTCGTACTTGTCCAGATGACCGAGAAACACCTCTTCATCCCACAGAGTCTCGTAATCGACTTCAGCATATGTCAGCGCCAGTGTAACGGCGTCGTCCCACGGCTGCCTGTTAGGCGGCGTGTAGATCGCAATCTTCGGTGTCTTTTCCAAGAGGACTATTTCCATATTGTTGGCATCTATCTTAGTGTAGGTGGCAAGAACGGCGTCGTCGGAGATAACTTCCGCAGTGACGCCTCGCACACGGCACTCCTTGAGAATGGAAGGATTATGTTCTAGCATGAAGGAACCGCCGCGGAAGTTGAGCAGCCATTCCACGTTGATATCATGAGTAAGAATCCAGTAGGCTATACCGTACGCTTTCAGATGGTCTTTCTGAGCAAGGTCCATGGGGATCAGGATTCGTTCACCGGAGCTTGATGCGCAGACAATCAGGAATGTCAGTATCAGTCGTTTCAATTCAGGTCCGTCTCACTTTGAATCTGCCTGATTCTGTACCTGACCGGTTCCACGAGGACGCTTTCGGGATAAGTTTCGAGAACCGTCAGGTACCATTGGACGGCTTCCTGCGGCTTGTTCAGTTCGCGGTCGTAGATTTCGCCAATGGCGACAGTGGCCAGGTCACCTACTGGCGAATCTTGCAGTGCCATGAAGTCTGTGATGGCTGCGTCCGTACTCCCCAGCATGCGGCTGATCATCGCCTTTCTGAAGGTTGCCTCCGCCACGATGGGTGCTTGCGGATAGTTGTGTG contains:
- the hypB gene encoding hydrogenase nickel incorporation protein HypB, with translation MCETCGCGQPEEGVTITTPEEAHYEHPHDHPHDHGHSHDHSRTIKVEEDILSKNNLIAERNRGFFEAKKILTFNLVSSPGSGKTTLLERTIELLKDKHPITVIEGDQQSMRDASRIEATGVPVVQVNTGTGCHLDASMINRAMKKLTLKEQSLLLIENVGNLVCPALFDLGEAHKIVIISTTEGDDKPHKYPTMFSVSDLCIINKIDLLPYVDFDMERCKEYALQVNHHLGFLEVSAKTGDGLEQWFEWIRSSVSKLSKAAASGGG
- a CDS encoding HypC/HybG/HupF family hydrogenase formation chaperone; the encoded protein is MCLGIPGKVIEIFEENGLQMGKIDYAGTINKACLEYVPDIAVGQYTVVHAGFGISIINEEEAMKTYEVWNEFIDAAAEEGVDIFGNPVDQDATDEGKA
- the hypA gene encoding hydrogenase maturation nickel metallochaperone HypA — its product is MHEMSIALSIVDIASKTATNNQAHKVSEIEVEIGVLAGVVIDSLEFCFDAACKGTLAQDARLDIVSIPAKGRCHNCQQDCEIDGYLPSCPVCGGFKIDITQGKELTVKSVLVD
- the hypF gene encoding carbamoyltransferase HypF, producing MTATNDTTRQRILINGIVQGVGFRPFVYNLAVEAGLTGFVTNTSSGVEIEIEGSQPAVDHFLNQLQTKAPPLSVITNIESESIRSNCDTAFVIQPSEGSEAVATLISPDVAVCDDCLTELFDPEDRRYRYPFINCTNCGPRYTIIENIPYDRPFTSMREFTMCPACQKEYDDPTNRRFHAQPNACPKCGPHVSLHDSGGREVRADDPIAETVSLLMSGHIIAIKGLGGFHLAVDATNEKAIQELRRRKGREEKPLAVMVKNLESAQSICCVTAEEERILSSQQTPIVLMPKRHDNGLAQSVALDNDRFGVMLPYTPLHHLLMDYGFAALVMTSANYSEEPICIDNDEAFQRLEKIADYRLIHNRDIYLRSDDSVVIFLDGSLRQIRRSRGFAPRPVFINSGGPPVLAVGGELKNTICLLKDDHAFLSQHIGDLENLEAYNFFQMTVEHLERIFETEPELIVYDLHPSYLSTRWTLEQKEIPVLGVQHHYAHLASCMVENRFSGPVIGIIMDGTGYGTDETIWGGEILIGDYSGFERYAHLQPMPLPGGDAAIKAPWRTAAGYLYKAFDGEIPELPFMEKHEIEPIIEMVSKDVNCIQTSSCGRLFDAAAAMCGGRQTIRYEGQAAIEFMQAAGGQTDEPFEFRIIDFDDHKELLIAPIIHAMVNAVLDGESLSAISRRFHGTLIEIFRKITKQASDERDIKDVVLSGGVFQNELLFEGLIPVLKREELNVFTHSQVPTNDGGLALGQAIIGRNYLKQ
- a CDS encoding asparagine synthetase B; translated protein: MKRLILTFLIVCASSSGERILIPMDLAQKDHLKAYGIAYWILTHDINVEWLLNFRGGSFMLEHNPSILKECRVRGVTAEVISDDAVLATYTKIDANNMEIVLLEKTPKIAIYTPPNRQPWDDAVTLALTYAEVDYETLWDEEVFLGHLDKYDWLHLHHEDFTGQYGKFYRNYHNAPWYVQQQEEFEAMAQRLGFPTVSEEKKAVALKIKNYVGQGGFLFAMCSATDSYDIALAAEEVDIVESVFDGTPADLKSQQKLDFTRSFAFHEFEIITDPFIYEFSNIDIPSSDRPITRGAEADYFTLFEFSAKYDPVPAMLTQNHVAVIKGFMGQTTGFRRSTIKQHILIMGEVEEEEQVKYIHGNFGRGTFTFLGGHDPEDYQHFVGDPPTDLSLHRNSPGYRLILNNVLFPAARKKERKT
- the hypD gene encoding hydrogenase formation protein HypD, which encodes MKYLDEFRNPEVARTVLAQIRETVTRPWVLMEVCGGQTHSIIKNGIDQLLPKEIELVHGPGCPVCVTPLEIIDQAIAIASRPEVIFTSFGDMLRVPGSEKDLLMVKSEGGDVRTVYSPLESVKIAGENAEREVVFFAVGFETTAPGNAMAIHQAAKENLANYSQLVSHVLVPPAMEALLSSPKNRVQGYLAAGHVCTVMGLEEYEPIAEKYAVPIVATGFEPVDVLEGILMVVKQLEAGRHEVENQYLRSVKREGNRPAQDLVSTVFEVSNRKWRGIGEIPSSGLKIKDSYRAFDAELKFAVGDIHTQESELCISGVIMQGLKKPHECPAFGKECTPTHPLGATMVSSEGACSAYFKYQRVGNL